The Malaclemys terrapin pileata isolate rMalTer1 chromosome 19, rMalTer1.hap1, whole genome shotgun sequence genome has a window encoding:
- the MAD2L2 gene encoding mitotic spindle assembly checkpoint protein MAD2B isoform X2, producing the protein MTTLTRQDLNFGQVVADVLSEFLEVAVHLILYVREVYPIGIFQKRKKYNVPVQMSCHPELNRYIQDTLHCVKPLLEKNDVEKVVVVILDKEHHPVERFVFEITQPPLLSISSDSLLSHVEQLLRAFILKISVCDAVLDNNPPGCTFTVLVHTREAATRNMEKIQVIKDFPWILADEQDVHMHDPRLIPLKTMTSDILKMQLYVEERAHKGT; encoded by the exons TGGTTGCAGATGTTCTCTCGGAGTTTCTTGAAGTGGCTGTTCACCTCATCCTTTATGTTAGAGAAGTTTACCCCATTGGGATCTTtcagaagaggaaaaaatacaaTGTACCAGTCCAG ATGTCCTGTCATCCAGAGCTGAATCGGTACATCCAGGACACGTTGCATTGTGTGAAGCCACTGTTAGAGAAG AATGACGTGGAGAAGGTGGTGGTAGTAATCCTGGATAAAGAGCACCATCCAGTGGAGAGATTTGTCTTTGAGATCACTCAGCCACCTCTACTTTCCATCAG CTCGGACTCGCTCCTGTCCCACGTGGAGCAGTTGCTCCGTGCCTTCATCCTGAAGATTAGCGTGTGTGATGCCGTGCTCGACAATAACCCCCCAG GCTGCACCTTCACTGTCCTGGTTCATACACGGGAGGCTGCCACGCGAAACATGGAGAAGATCCAGGTGATAAAG GATTTCCCATGGATCCTGGCAGATGAGCAGGACGTGCACATGCATGACCCCCGGCTAATCCCTCTGAAGACCATGACGTCGGATATCTTAAAG ATGCAGCTTTACGTAGAAGAAAGAGCCCACAAAGGTACCTGA